The Flavobacterium sp. M31R6 nucleotide sequence CAGGGATTGTACCGAAAGCCATGTGCTACAACTAAAAGATAAAATGACACCAAATGTGTTTGTCAGATGTCATTATGTGGTTAAAGAAATTCATCGTGTGGCACTTGCCTGCGAAGCTTTGGATAACGGAAACATCCAAGCATTAGGGAAATTACTTTTTGAAACCCACGAAGGCTTGTCTAAAGAGTATTTGGTAAGTTGTGATGAACTGGACTTTATCGTAGATACTTTAAAAAAGGAGGAAGCAGTAATTGGATCTCGCTTAATGGGAGGCGGTTTTGGTGGTTGTACCATCAATTTGATTAAGAAAGGAGAAGAAGAAGCTATCAAGACCAAGCTTACTAAGCTTTATAAAGAGGCATTTGATATTGATTTGAAAATTTATGATGTGAAAATCGGAAACGGTACATCATTATATCAGCCTTTAGGGTAAATAATAATTTTAACCGCAAGGAGCGCAAAGTTTTTTTGAAAACGCAAAGAACGCAAAGCTTTGCGCCCCTTGCGGGATATAGACAATTTTTGAAAATCATTGCGCACTTTGCGGTTAAACCAAAAAATAATAAAATGAAAAATTTTGATATAAACGAAGATCCGCACAGACGTTTCAATCCATTAATTAACGAATGGGTTTTGGTGTCTCCGCACAGGGCAAAAAGACCTTGGCAAGGACAAAATGAAACAATTCATACCGATGCACTTCCTGAATATGATGCAACTTGTTATTTGTGTCCAGGGAACGTTCGTGCCAATGGGGAAAGTAACCCAAACTATGAATCGAGTTTTGTTTTCGAGAATGACTTTGCAGCCGTAAAGCAAGAGCCAATCTTGTTTGAAGAAGAGTTAAAACCAACTTTCTTTAAAGCAAAACCAGAACGTGGTATTGCCAGAGTGGTTTGTTTTTCGCCAAGACATGATTTGACTTTGCCAGAAATGGAGCTTCCGGCAATTGAGACTATAATTAGAACTTGGCAAAAAGAATACACGGATTTAGGAAGTGTAGATTACATTAACCACGTTCAAATTTTTGAAAACAAAGGAAGTGTAATGGGATGTAGCAATCCGCATCCGCACGGACAAATATGGGCGCAATCTTCTTTGCCTACTCAAGTAGAGAAAACGCAAAACAGCCTAAAAGAGTATTTCGATAAAAATCAAAGTAATCTTTTGCTGGATTATTTAAAAGAAGAATTAGAGCTAAAGGAACGTATCGTAATTGAGAACGAACACTTCGTGGCATTGGTTCCTTTTTGGGCAATTTGGCCATTTGAAACAATGATTATCAGCAAAAGACATATTACAAAAATAACGGAGTTCACATCAGAAGAAGTTTCGGCTTATGCTTCTATTTTAAAGGCATTAACGATAAAATACGATAATCTTTTTGAGACCTCTTTTCCGTATTCTTCAGGGATTCATCAGGCACCAACAGATGGAGAATCACACCGGGAATGGCAATTTCATATGCATTTTTATCCACCGTTATTGCGCTCGGCTTCCGTAAAAAAATTTATGGTAGGTTACGAAATGATGGGCGAAGCACAAAGAGATATTACTCCAGAAAAAAGTGCCGCAGTATTGAAAGCGCTTCCGGAGGTACATTATAAAAACAAATAAGATGAGTAAGATAGTAGTAACAGGCGGTTTGGGTTTTATAGGATCCCACACCGTTGTCGAATTGCAAAATCAAGGTTTTGAAGTAGTCGTGATCGATAATCTTTCTAATTCTTCAATTGAAGTTTTGGATGGTATCGAACGCATTACGGGTAAAAAACCAACGTTATCAACAATTGATTTAAGAGAGAAATTGGCTGTCCAAAGTTTCTTTATGGAACATAATGATGTGGCAGGGGTTATTCATTTTGCAGCTTCTAAAGCAGTTG carries:
- a CDS encoding UDP-glucose--hexose-1-phosphate uridylyltransferase → MKNFDINEDPHRRFNPLINEWVLVSPHRAKRPWQGQNETIHTDALPEYDATCYLCPGNVRANGESNPNYESSFVFENDFAAVKQEPILFEEELKPTFFKAKPERGIARVVCFSPRHDLTLPEMELPAIETIIRTWQKEYTDLGSVDYINHVQIFENKGSVMGCSNPHPHGQIWAQSSLPTQVEKTQNSLKEYFDKNQSNLLLDYLKEELELKERIVIENEHFVALVPFWAIWPFETMIISKRHITKITEFTSEEVSAYASILKALTIKYDNLFETSFPYSSGIHQAPTDGESHREWQFHMHFYPPLLRSASVKKFMVGYEMMGEAQRDITPEKSAAVLKALPEVHYKNK